One window of the Melospiza georgiana isolate bMelGeo1 chromosome 14, bMelGeo1.pri, whole genome shotgun sequence genome contains the following:
- the RGS9BP gene encoding regulator of G-protein signaling 9-binding protein, with the protein MVKEECKALLDALNKVTACYRHMVLTIGGTSDSQNLREELKKTRQKAQELAVANRNKLTTVLKDKSVSKEDKAEFERLWVIFSTCLEILEIDMRRALELGHEFPLNVPKKHLIQTGMSGGTSGVAARAMSVQNMKYEAEHNIDVVDLKDLENEINQVGEMMYEMEMKVNVPQWTVEAKQDPGAELKSTISVGASSIGMISVEENKSFCDISKVLAGIIFTAVLIIAIVLAVCVVKLS; encoded by the coding sequence ATGGTGAAGGAGGAGTGCAAGGCGCTGCTGGACGCGCTCAACAAGGTGACCGCCTGCTACCGGCACATGGTGCTGACCATCGGCGGCACCTCGGACTCCCAGAACCTGCGGGAGGAGCTCAAGAAAACCCGGCAGAAAGCTCAGGAGCTGGCGGTGGCCAACAGGAACAAGCTCACCACGGTCCTGAAGGACAAAAGCGTGAGTAAGGAAGATAAAGCCGAGTTCGAGAGGCTATGGGTGATTTTCTCCACGTGCCTAGAGATCCTGGAGATCGATAtgaggagagccctggagctgggccacGAGTTCCCTCTGAACGTCCCCAAAAAACACCTGATCCAGACGGGCATGAGCGGGGGAACCTCCGGCGTGGCCGCCCGCGCCATGAGCGTCCAAAACATGAAATACGAGGCTGAGCACAACATAGACGTGGTGGATTTGAAAGACCTCGAGAACGAGATCAACCAGGTAGGAGAGATGATGTACGAGATGGAGATGAAGGTCAATGTCCCCCAGTGGACAGTAGAGGCTAAGCAAGACCCAGGGGCTGAACTGAAATCCACCATCAGCGTGGGCGCTTCCTCTATTGGCATGATCTCTGTGGAGGAAAATAAATCCTTCTGCGATATCAGCAAGGTTCTAGCTGGGATTATTTTCACTGCTGTGCTCATTATCGCTATTGTCCTGGCAGTGTGTGTGGTAAAACTGTCTTAG